The following are encoded in a window of Colletotrichum lupini chromosome 3, complete sequence genomic DNA:
- a CDS encoding glycosyl hydrolase family 20, whose amino-acid sequence MLPSLLLVSLSLAVGQVSAGIWPAPKKLSTGKSVLFISQTLEITYNGGSLPYTYGYNPASGSTFNSKDIVQGGVSRAMAAIFQQNFVPWKFHPKNSDFEPDVYAADKKAVKSLQITQTGEDKPSTFKPVAGDVDESYALNITEDGSATLTAKSSTGILRGLETFVQLFHQHTSGTSWYTTLAPVSIEDSPEYSHRGIMIDTARNFFPVQDVLRVIDAMSWNKLNRLHIHITDSQSWPLDIPAMPDLAAKGAYRKGLSYSPEDLAKIQEYAVHRGIEPVIEIDMPGHIGSVSFAYPELIVAYNEKPYTWWCVEPPCGAFKMNDTRVDEFLDKLFDDLLPRVGPYTAYFHTGGDELNKNDSMLDEGIRSNSSEVLQPLLQKFMDKNHARIRKHGLIPLVWEEMPLEWNITLGDDVVIQSWLGGDSVKKLTSKGHKVIDSNYNYWYSDCGRGHWMNFDNGAAFEAFFPFNDWCSPAKGWRLMYSHDPRANLTETEAKLVLGGEVAAWSESIDPVSIDGILWPRASAAGEVLWSGRRDASGQNRSQYDAAPRLAEFRERMVARGVRSEPVQMPFCTQGDADHQAPGDRVDTFSVRCPAPLG is encoded by the exons ATGTTACCCTCTCTCTTACTCGTATCCCTCTCCCTCGCCGTGGGCCAGGTCAGTGCCGGTATCTGGCCGGCCCCGAAGAAGCTTTCCACTGGCAAGAGTGTTCTGTTCATAAGCCAAACACTGGAAATCACGTATAATGGAGGATCT CTGCCCTACACTTATGGCTACAACCCGGCTTCGGGCTCGACGTTTAACAGCAAAGACATTGTGCAAGGCGGTGTGTCGCGCGCCATGGCTGCCATTTTCCAGCAAAACTTCGTGCCCTGGAAGTTCCACCCGAAGAACAGTGACTTTGAGCCAGATGTGTACGCGGCGGACAAGAAGGCAGTCAAGTCGCTGCAGATTACACAGACTGGAGAGGATAAGCCCAGCACGTTTAAGCCTGTCGCTGGTGACGTCGATGAATCATACGCGCTCAACATCACAGAGGATGGCTCAGCGACGCTTACGGCCAAGTCCTCCACCGGCATCTTGAGAGGTCTTGAGACGTTTGTGCAGCTCTTCCACCAGCACACATCCGGCACCTCCTGGTATACCACGTTGGCGCCCGTTTCGATTGAGGATTCGCCAGAGTACTCCCACCGCGGAATCATGATCGATACGGCGCGTAACTTTTTCCCCGTTCAGGATGTTCTGAGGGTCATTGACGCCATGTCTTGGAATAAGCTCAACCGGCTCCACATCCACATCACGGACTCGCAATCATGGCCGCTTGACATTCCCGCGATGCCCGATCTAGCCGCCAAAGGTGCTTACCGCAAAGGGTTGTCGTATTCGCCCGAGGATTTGGCAAAGATCCAGGAGTACGCAGTTCACCGCGGAATTGAGCCGGTGATTGAAATCGATATGCCGGGACACATTGGATCCGTTTCTTTTGCCTACCCGGAGCTGATTGTGGCTTATAACGAGAAGCCGTACACGTGGTGGTGCGTAGAGCCACCATGTGGTGCCTTCAAGATGAACGATACCCGAGTCGACGAGTTCCTGGACAAACTCTTTGACGATCTCCTGCCGAGGGTCGGTCCTTACACGGCATACTTCCACACTGGTGGCGATGAGCTGAACAAGAACGACTCAATGCTAGACGAGGGTATCCGGTCCAACTCGAGTGAGGTCCTGCAACCGCTTCTGCAAAAGTTCATGGACAAGAACCACGCCAGAATCCGCAAGCACGGGCTCATCCCGTTGGTCTGGGAAGAGATGCCGCTCGAGTGGAACATCACGCTCGGCGACGACGTCGTGATCCAGTCTTGGTTGGGAGGCGATTCCGTAAAGAAACTGACCAGCAAGGGCCATAAGGTCATTGACAGCAACTATAATTACTGG TACTCCGACTGCGGCAGAGGGCACTGGATGAATTTCGACAACGGAGCCGCCTTTGAGGCCTTCTTCCCCTTCAATGACTGGTGCTCGCCGGCAAAGGGGTGGCGCCTCATGTACTCGCACGACCCGCGGGCCAACCTGACCGAGACGGAAGCCAAGCTTGTCCTTGGCGGTGAGGTGGCTGCGTGGAGCGAGTCCATTGACCCCGTCAGTATCGACGGGATCCTGTGGCCGCGGGCCAGCGCGGCGGGCGAGGTATTGTGGTCGGGCCGACGGGACGCTTCGGGCCAGAACCGGAGCCAGTACGACGCGGCGCCGAGGCTGGCTGAGTTCCGGGAGAGGATGGTGGCGCGTGGCGTGAGGTCGGAGCCGGTGCAGATGCCGTTTTGCACGCAGGGGGATGCGG ATCATCAAGCCCCGGGGGATCGGGTCGACACATTCAGCGTCCGTTGCCCGGCGCCGTTGGGCTAA